The segment GCGATCGGTGTTGAGTTCTGCGTCCTTGAGATACGGCGCCAGGTCCTTCGCGCGGCCGGCGTAGGTCGCGAACAGATCGAGCGTGGAATTGAAGTTCGATTCCATCAGTGACTGCGCCACCTTCTCGTAGCCCGGCTGCGCGCCACGCGTTTCGAGGGCGGCGATATCGATCTGTTGCGGTTCATTCGTGCCAAGCAACACCAGATCGTACCCGCCGCCCGAGATGTTGTTGGCCCACACGGTGCCGTTCGGGAACACCGCGAAGAAGGTCGTCAGCTCACTCTTCACCGCTTCGGGGGTGCTCTCATAGAGGGGCACCCACTGCGTCACCACGCCACCGGGCTTGAGCAGCTTCTTGACCGCTTCGAAGTATTCCTTGGTGTAGAGCGTGGCCGCGCCCTTGACCCATGGATTGATCGGATCGCTCGTGATCACATCGAACTGTTCGTCGGCCGTCTGCACGAAGCTGCGCGCGTCGTCGAAATAGATCTGCGTGCGCGGATCGTTCGCGACGTTGTTGTTCTCCTTCACGAACCACGTCGATACGACCTTCGGCACGAGCGGCTCCATCTCGCAGATCACGAGTCGCTTCACGCTGGGGTACGGCAGGAACGACCCCGCGGTCACGCCGGCGCCGAACCCGACCACCAGGACCGACTGCGGATTGGGGTGCACGAGCGCCGGGATATGCGCGAGCATCTTTTGCAGGCGCATGTCCTGCATCAGGCTCGACGCCTCCACCTTGCCGGCCACGTGGAACTGGATGGCATCGTTGCTCAGTAGCTTGGTCACCGCCACCGAGCTGTTCATGCCTTCGCCCACATACAGCATGTCGGTCTTGCCGATCCACGTCACCGCCCAGCGGCCGTGGGCCACGAGGCCGCCCGGCAACGCCGGTGTCGTCGCAATGCACAATCCGGCGAGCAGCGGCGCTGCAATCACCCCGAACGGCCGGCTTCCCTCCGAGTGCTTGGCCGCGAACAGATACGCCAGCACACTCGCCAGCGCCGCCAGCGCCATCAGCAGCCGCTGACTGTCACGCGTGCCGAGATCGGGGACGAGAATGAGGCTGCACACGGTCGCGCCGAGAATCGCGCCCACCGTGTTGGCCGCATACACGCGCCCCACGAGGCGCGACGTGTCTTCGCCCGGCACGGCCACCGCTGCGAGCGCCAGCGGAAAGCTCGCCCCCCACAGCACCGCACTCGGCAACACCGCCACCGCCGCGCGAAAGAGATCGAACTGCAGGTTGTACCACGCGCTCGGGGCGAGGCTTGGATTGACCGGCCAATTGGGGAGCGCCACGTAAATCATCGCCGCAGCCCACGCGATGGTGAACACCAGCAGCAATTGCGCGCGCGCCAGCGCCTTGCCCGCATCGCCGTTGCGCGCGAGTGCGGCGCCGCTGGCGGAGCCGATCCCCAGGCCCAACAGGATGACCGCGAGGATCATCGAGAACGTGTAGGTACTCGCGCCGAAGGTGAGCGACAGCAGGCGCGTCCATACCACCTCGGCTGCGAGCGCGCAGGCACCACTCAGCGCGATCGTGGCATAGACGAACTTCGCTCCCGGCTGTTGCGCCACCGGCGCGCGTGCACCCTCCGCGCCCCCGGCTCCCGCCGGCGTGCGTGCGGCAATCACGAACGCGAGCGCCGACACGATGACATTCGTCAGCACCGCCACGTACGTCGCCACCGATGAATCGTGCAGGCGCAGCAGGTAGAAGCCGGCGAGCACCGCGCCCACGACCGCGCCAAAGGTGTTGCCGCCGTAAAAGAAGCCGAGCCACGCGATACCGCGCGGTGAGCTCTCGACCCAGCGCGCGATGGCCGGGAGGGTGGCGCCCATCAGTATCGTGGGCGGCAGCAGACAGAGTCCGGCCACCACCGCGCGCAGCGCGAGCGCCATCGCGCCGTGCCCGACGGCCGGGGAGTAGAGCTTGCCGATGATCGGGATGAGGAAGAGCTCCAATCCTCCAACCATCCCAATGGCGAACTCGAGCGTGGCGTAGCTCCGCAGCGGGTGCCCGGCGCCCAATCGTGCGGCAAGCCGCGGGTACCCAAGGCTGCCCAAGCACATGCCGCCCATGAACGTGGCCAGCAGCACACCCAGCGA is part of the Gemmatimonadaceae bacterium genome and harbors:
- a CDS encoding fused MFS/spermidine synthase; amino-acid sequence: MSNAATSAATDFDRRIQPVLPFLLVLFVGSGASALIYEVVWFQLLELVIGSSAISLGVLLATFMGGMCLGSLGYPRLAARLGAGHPLRSYATLEFAIGMVGGLELFLIPIIGKLYSPAVGHGAMALALRAVVAGLCLLPPTILMGATLPAIARWVESSPRGIAWLGFFYGGNTFGAVVGAVLAGFYLLRLHDSSVATYVAVLTNVIVSALAFVIAARTPAGAGGAEGARAPVAQQPGAKFVYATIALSGACALAAEVVWTRLLSLTFGASTYTFSMILAVILLGLGIGSASGAALARNGDAGKALARAQLLLVFTIAWAAAMIYVALPNWPVNPSLAPSAWYNLQFDLFRAAVAVLPSAVLWGASFPLALAAVAVPGEDTSRLVGRVYAANTVGAILGATVCSLILVPDLGTRDSQRLLMALAALASVLAYLFAAKHSEGSRPFGVIAAPLLAGLCIATTPALPGGLVAHGRWAVTWIGKTDMLYVGEGMNSSVAVTKLLSNDAIQFHVAGKVEASSLMQDMRLQKMLAHIPALVHPNPQSVLVVGFGAGVTAGSFLPYPSVKRLVICEMEPLVPKVVSTWFVKENNNVANDPRTQIYFDDARSFVQTADEQFDVITSDPINPWVKGAATLYTKEYFEAVKKLLKPGGVVTQWVPLYESTPEAVKSELTTFFAVFPNGTVWANNISGGGYDLVLLGTNEPQQIDIAALETRGAQPGYEKVAQSLMESNFNSTLDLFATYAGRAKDLAPYLKDAELNTDRTLRLQYLAALGLNQYTNAAIAEEIFRFKRFPDGLFVASPEWQSRLADAMGVSR